A section of the Methanosarcina mazei S-6 genome encodes:
- a CDS encoding pyruvoyl-dependent arginine decarboxylase has protein sequence MIPRKAFLTKGTGVHKDRLASFELALRDAKIEKYNLVSVSSILPPNCKLVPREEGLAELKPGAIVHCVLARNDTNEPHRLMASAIGTAVPVNEENYGYISEHHSFGEEEIIAGEYAEDLAATMLATTLGIEFDAEMAWHEREQVYKASGHIFDTFHMCQTAKGDKDGKWTTTVAAMVFVTSKC, from the coding sequence ATGATCCCTAGAAAAGCATTTTTAACAAAAGGTACCGGGGTCCATAAGGACAGATTGGCATCCTTTGAACTCGCACTGAGGGATGCTAAAATTGAGAAATACAACCTTGTGAGCGTATCAAGTATTCTGCCTCCCAATTGCAAACTTGTGCCCAGGGAGGAAGGCCTTGCAGAACTTAAACCAGGTGCGATTGTCCATTGTGTTCTTGCGAGAAACGATACTAACGAGCCTCACCGCCTCATGGCATCAGCCATAGGTACTGCTGTGCCTGTGAATGAGGAAAATTACGGCTACATTTCAGAACACCACTCCTTTGGGGAGGAAGAAATAATCGCCGGAGAGTACGCTGAAGACCTTGCTGCAACGATGCTGGCAACAACTCTCGGTATAGAGTTTGATGCCGAAATGGCCTGGCATGAAAGAGAACAGGTGTACAAGGCAAGCGGACATATATTTGATACTTTTCATATGTGCCAGACAGCAAAAGGCGACAAGGACGGAAAATGGACCACGACAGTAGCTGCCATGGTCTTTGTTACAAGTAAATGCTAA
- a CDS encoding tetratricopeptide repeat protein, translated as MDLDIINKLAFDVAESVRRNEGETDEGVEFAVRYSGKNRIPPDFLLKIAKICDSKGMFREEYVFMKACALLAEGEQRIEAFFLSGVLAYFMGRKETAIQEFDEALKLDPGHVNSLCNQGVVLSELGRKSQAENRYLRALALDPGHVSTHCNYGNLFFELGKLHEAEREFRAVLELDPENANTRCNYASLLVELGRRKEAEEQFIYVLEQVPEHVSANYNYANFLKEEGKVEEAAIHYKEALKISPGHISALCNYGNLLSESGRTEEAAVQYRLILSLKPEDTDSRANYGQLLFELGRYQEAEVQYKKTLAIDPCHVPTLCNYGNLLKRLGMFRQAESMYREALKLDPEDIKTRYSYSLFLFKLERFEEAKEQYIKAVSPGSSPVPY; from the coding sequence ATGGACCTGGACATAATCAATAAACTTGCTTTTGACGTTGCGGAATCGGTCAGGAGAAATGAGGGCGAAACCGATGAAGGGGTTGAGTTTGCAGTCCGGTATTCAGGGAAAAACAGGATTCCTCCGGATTTTCTCCTGAAAATCGCAAAAATATGCGACTCAAAAGGGATGTTCAGGGAAGAATACGTGTTCATGAAAGCCTGTGCCCTTCTGGCAGAGGGAGAGCAGAGGATTGAGGCTTTTTTCCTTTCTGGCGTTCTCGCTTATTTTATGGGGAGGAAGGAAACCGCCATTCAGGAATTCGATGAAGCCCTGAAGCTTGATCCGGGACATGTCAACTCCCTCTGTAACCAGGGGGTTGTCCTTTCTGAGCTTGGGCGAAAATCTCAGGCAGAAAACCGATACCTGCGGGCTCTTGCACTTGATCCGGGACATGTCAGCACCCACTGTAACTATGGGAACCTATTTTTTGAACTCGGTAAACTCCATGAGGCAGAACGCGAGTTCAGGGCAGTTCTTGAGCTGGACCCTGAAAATGCAAATACCCGCTGCAACTATGCCAGTCTCCTTGTCGAATTAGGGCGAAGAAAAGAGGCTGAAGAACAGTTCATATATGTGCTTGAACAGGTCCCGGAACATGTGTCAGCCAACTACAATTATGCCAATTTCCTCAAAGAAGAGGGAAAGGTTGAGGAAGCTGCAATTCATTATAAGGAAGCTTTGAAAATAAGTCCCGGGCACATAAGCGCTCTCTGTAACTACGGCAACCTGCTCTCTGAATCCGGTCGTACTGAGGAGGCGGCAGTGCAGTACAGGCTTATCCTCAGTTTGAAACCAGAAGATACAGATTCCAGGGCTAATTACGGGCAGCTCCTTTTTGAGCTGGGAAGGTATCAAGAAGCCGAAGTCCAGTACAAAAAGACCCTTGCAATAGACCCGTGCCACGTCCCGACGCTGTGCAATTACGGAAATCTCCTGAAGCGTCTGGGTATGTTTCGACAGGCTGAATCCATGTACAGGGAAGCCCTGAAACTGGACCCCGAAGACATTAAAACCCGCTACAGTTACAGCCTGTTCCTCTTCAAGCTTGAGCGTTTTGAGGAAGCAAAGGAGCAATATATTAAGGCTGTATCCCCGGGCTCTTCACCGGTTCCTTATTAA